In Calothrix sp. PCC 7507, one DNA window encodes the following:
- a CDS encoding type II toxin-antitoxin system VapC family toxin, with amino-acid sequence MRKSIIIDTGVLVAFLIPSDKFHQWAVSSLTNIQYPVLTCEAVITEVCFLLQRVHGGREKALQLVKQGYIKIPFHLCDEIDFVEKLMQRYDSVPISLADACLVRMSEIYTESSVLTLDSDFRIYRQHRNQEISVIMPDI; translated from the coding sequence ATGCGAAAAAGTATCATTATCGATACAGGAGTTTTAGTAGCATTTCTGATACCTAGTGATAAATTTCATCAATGGGCTGTTTCTTCACTGACAAATATTCAGTATCCTGTCTTGACTTGTGAGGCTGTTATAACTGAAGTTTGCTTCTTGTTACAAAGAGTTCACGGGGGACGTGAAAAAGCTCTACAATTAGTCAAGCAGGGATATATTAAAATACCTTTTCACTTATGTGATGAAATTGATTTTGTTGAAAAACTAATGCAGCGTTATGATTCTGTACCAATATCTTTAGCCGATGCATGTTTAGTGCGGATGTCCGAAATTTATACAGAAAGTTCAGTGCTTACATTAGATAGTGATTTTAGGATTTATCGTCAGCATCGCAATCAAGAAATTTCTGTGATTATGCCTGATATCTGA
- a CDS encoding NB-ARC domain-containing protein, protein MIHECPRADDLAQKFAEVNEHWNLKKLYQDIVNAKQQERRRQCKQLTPTEKACLRGLLCNYSPTEIATALNREPNGLRVELSRGLYRYIESLTGLDIKSWSNVSKQLENAGYKLQNENQEAVNRTSTITNGAGNTPKAQPQIQNQIDWGEAIDVSIFYDRTDELTKLQRWVEEDKCRLIALLGMGGIGKTALSVKLAQLAQEEFEFVIWRSLRDSPCINELLNTLIKVLSCQQETNFPETVSSKISLLIEYLRNSRSLLVLDNFDALFSDSERAGSYRAGYEEYGELLQRLGEVSHQSCVLLTSREKPAEIAALAGEFLPVRSLQLSGLKNDAAQDILAAKGLSGSVDELEKLIDCYRGNPLALKIAATSILDLFDGSIADFLKEGTTVFNGVRNLLERQFQRLSPLEAEVMYWTCINREPVQVKDLQDDIVPAISKVNLLESLESLAWRSLIEKGKDLEHKASTFTQQPVVMEYVTDRLVTGVSQEIITGEINLLNRYALIKATSKDYIRDSQIRVILQPILNQLKINLKFESAIEQRFQEIISQLRDSFATKPGYGGGNIINLLRQLKADFTGYDFSNLTIWQADLQGVNLHQVNLSHANINKSNFSQSLANILTIAFSPDGKLLASGDTNGDICLWNTEDFQMRNVASLKGHIGWVWEMKFSADGKTVVSCSEDGTIRIWNISTGKCLQVIKAHTTGCGTISLSPNGQILASGGADATIKLWHVSNGKCLKIFKGHTQLLRRVNFSPDGEILASGSCDRTIKLWDVASGKCLYTLQGHTSEVLALAFSPDGLTLASGSADKTVKFWDINTGLCWRTLQGKQLESVVTVAFSPDGKTLAAAGEASAISLWDVETGQCYQTFGGYTRRIWSVAFNPQGNILASAGRNQSIKLWQIATGKCLKTLQGYTGRVWTVAFSSDGESLASGTDQTVQLWDVINRKCLKNLSGHTCEVSTLAFIEQKQTLVSGSYDRTIRVWDINTGQCLRTLRGHKGFIFSLTCNPDGQIIVSGSADNTIKLWDVKTGQCLNTLDGHQDWVFSVAWSPNGEFLASSCSDGNIKLWDTKTWTCLKTLEGHQGWAFSIAFSPDSQILVSGGADLTVKLWNVKTGHCQQTFSRHTKMVTGVRFSPDGDLVASCSYDRTIKIWQRKTGRCLKTLSGHKHWILGIAFHPHRGMLASACQDQTIRLWDVDTGKCREILRSPRPYEGINITGIMGLNTAQKATFANLGAVDYASWR, encoded by the coding sequence ATGATACACGAATGTCCGCGAGCCGATGATTTAGCCCAGAAATTTGCAGAGGTAAACGAACATTGGAACTTGAAGAAGTTGTATCAAGACATCGTAAATGCCAAGCAGCAAGAAAGACGTAGACAGTGTAAACAACTGACTCCAACAGAAAAAGCTTGTCTGCGGGGGTTGTTATGTAATTACAGTCCGACTGAAATTGCTACGGCACTTAATCGAGAACCGAATGGATTGAGAGTTGAGCTTTCTAGAGGTTTATATCGATATATTGAAAGTCTGACAGGTTTAGATATTAAGAGTTGGAGTAATGTTTCCAAGCAGTTAGAAAATGCTGGTTACAAACTCCAGAATGAAAATCAAGAAGCAGTAAATCGCACCTCCACAATCACAAATGGTGCTGGAAATACACCAAAGGCGCAACCTCAAATCCAAAATCAGATTGATTGGGGAGAAGCAATTGATGTCTCGATTTTCTACGATCGCACAGATGAACTAACTAAGCTACAAAGGTGGGTTGAAGAAGACAAATGTCGTCTAATTGCACTGTTAGGGATGGGTGGAATTGGTAAAACTGCCTTATCGGTGAAGTTAGCCCAACTAGCGCAAGAGGAGTTTGAGTTTGTTATTTGGCGTAGTCTGCGTGATTCTCCTTGCATAAATGAATTATTAAATACATTAATTAAAGTTCTATCTTGTCAACAGGAAACCAATTTCCCTGAAACTGTAAGTAGCAAAATCTCACTATTAATTGAATATTTACGTAATTCCCGCAGCTTGTTAGTACTTGATAACTTTGATGCTTTATTTAGTGATAGTGAACGAGCTGGGAGTTATCGGGCTGGTTATGAAGAGTATGGCGAACTGCTGCAACGCTTGGGGGAAGTATCGCATCAAAGTTGTGTATTACTCACTTCGCGGGAAAAGCCAGCAGAAATAGCAGCCTTAGCAGGGGAATTTCTGCCGGTTCGTTCTTTGCAACTATCAGGATTAAAGAATGATGCAGCACAAGATATCTTAGCCGCAAAGGGGCTGTCTGGCTCTGTGGATGAGCTAGAAAAACTCATCGACTGCTATCGGGGAAATCCATTGGCATTAAAGATAGCAGCAACTTCAATTTTAGATTTATTTGATGGCAGTATTGCTGATTTTTTAAAAGAAGGTACAACAGTTTTTAATGGCGTTCGTAATCTTTTAGAACGACAATTTCAACGTTTATCACCTTTAGAAGCAGAGGTAATGTACTGGACTTGTATTAATCGCGAGCCAGTACAAGTAAAAGATTTACAAGATGATATTGTACCAGCAATATCAAAGGTCAATTTACTGGAATCGTTGGAGTCTCTAGCTTGGCGTTCTTTAATTGAAAAAGGTAAGGATTTGGAACACAAAGCTTCCACCTTCACTCAACAACCTGTGGTAATGGAATATGTGACAGATAGACTTGTTACAGGTGTCTCTCAAGAAATAATTACGGGTGAGATTAACTTATTAAATCGCTATGCACTAATTAAAGCAACGTCAAAAGATTATATTCGAGACAGTCAGATTCGGGTGATTTTGCAACCAATTTTAAATCAATTAAAAATAAACTTAAAATTTGAGTCAGCCATTGAGCAAAGATTTCAGGAAATCATTTCACAACTGCGGGATAGTTTTGCAACTAAGCCTGGATATGGTGGCGGCAATATAATCAATCTATTGCGTCAACTAAAAGCTGATTTTACTGGTTATGATTTCTCGAATTTAACAATTTGGCAAGCTGATTTGCAAGGTGTTAATTTACATCAAGTCAATTTATCTCATGCGAATATCAACAAATCTAATTTTAGCCAATCTTTAGCAAATATCCTGACGATCGCATTTAGCCCAGATGGAAAACTTCTAGCTTCTGGTGATACCAATGGTGATATTTGTTTGTGGAATACAGAAGATTTTCAGATGCGAAATGTGGCATCTCTCAAAGGTCATATTGGCTGGGTTTGGGAGATGAAGTTCAGTGCTGATGGTAAAACTGTGGTTAGTTGCAGTGAAGATGGTACGATCAGAATTTGGAATATTAGCACTGGTAAATGCTTACAGGTTATCAAAGCACATACAACAGGATGTGGAACGATTAGCCTTAGTCCCAACGGTCAGATTTTAGCAAGTGGTGGTGCAGATGCAACTATCAAACTTTGGCATGTTAGTAATGGCAAATGCCTAAAAATATTTAAGGGACATACCCAGCTTTTGCGTAGGGTTAATTTTAGTCCAGATGGAGAAATTCTGGCGAGTGGAAGCTGCGATCGCACTATTAAACTTTGGGATGTAGCAAGCGGTAAATGTCTGTATACTCTGCAAGGACACACAAGTGAAGTTTTAGCATTGGCTTTTAGTCCCGATGGATTGACACTGGCAAGTGGCAGTGCAGATAAAACAGTAAAATTTTGGGATATCAACACAGGTCTATGTTGGAGAACCTTACAAGGTAAGCAACTTGAATCTGTAGTGACAGTTGCTTTTAGCCCAGATGGAAAAACTTTGGCTGCGGCTGGAGAAGCCTCTGCAATTAGTTTGTGGGACGTCGAAACAGGACAGTGTTACCAAACTTTTGGAGGATACACTAGGCGGATTTGGTCTGTTGCTTTTAATCCTCAAGGTAATATTCTTGCTAGTGCAGGTAGAAACCAAAGCATAAAACTATGGCAAATTGCGACAGGAAAATGCCTCAAAACCCTGCAAGGTTATACAGGCCGTGTTTGGACTGTGGCTTTTAGTTCTGATGGTGAGTCTTTAGCTAGTGGTACTGACCAAACAGTCCAACTTTGGGATGTGATTAATCGCAAGTGTCTCAAAAATTTATCTGGTCATACCTGTGAAGTCTCCACCCTTGCGTTTATTGAACAAAAGCAAACTCTAGTTAGTGGTAGTTACGATCGCACAATTCGAGTTTGGGATATCAATACAGGGCAATGTTTAAGAACATTGAGGGGACATAAAGGTTTCATCTTTTCACTGACCTGTAACCCAGATGGTCAAATTATCGTTAGTGGCAGTGCAGACAATACCATTAAACTATGGGATGTGAAAACTGGGCAATGCCTCAATACTTTAGATGGACATCAAGATTGGGTATTTTCAGTTGCTTGGAGTCCAAATGGAGAATTTCTGGCTAGTAGTTGCAGTGATGGTAATATCAAGTTGTGGGATACCAAAACTTGGACTTGTCTGAAAACGCTAGAAGGACACCAGGGTTGGGCTTTCTCGATTGCTTTTAGCCCAGACAGTCAAATATTAGTCAGTGGTGGTGCTGATTTAACGGTGAAGTTATGGAATGTGAAAACAGGACACTGCCAACAAACATTTTCTAGGCACACAAAAATGGTGACAGGTGTCAGATTTAGTCCTGATGGTGATTTGGTTGCTAGTTGCAGTTACGATCGCACGATCAAAATTTGGCAGAGAAAGACGGGAAGATGCTTGAAAACACTTTCTGGACATAAGCATTGGATTTTGGGCATAGCCTTCCACCCTCACAGAGGAATGCTAGCGAGTGCTTGTCAAGACCAAACAATTAGACTTTGGGATGTAGATACAGGAAAGTGTCGAGAAATATTGCGATCGCCACGTCCCTATGAAGGTATAAACATTACAGGAATCATGGGGTTAAACACAGCGCAGAAAGCTACTTTTGCAAATCTCGGAGCAGTTGATTATGCAAGTTGGCGATGA
- a CDS encoding aspartoacylase, which translates to MNQISRVAIVGGTHGNEFTGAYLIQKFTQFPHLITKSSFVTITLLANPRAFQVARRYLDKDLNRCFLQQDLQNRYLGSYEEMRAKSIYKILGSKGSSPADFILDLHSTTANMGLTIILVNSHPFNLKLAAYLSQINPLVKVYRCSFPSVADNPFLNSLCELGFAIEVGPIAQGILRASLFQQTEELIHTILEYLEKFNLGEIELTNIPLTIYQHLEVVDYPKNEDGAITAMIHPELQDRDYQALNPGDPMFLTLDGQTIAYESKSTVWPIFINEAAYYEKGIAMCLTKQQQISIKDMNQQFN; encoded by the coding sequence GTGAACCAAATAAGTCGAGTTGCAATTGTCGGTGGAACTCATGGTAATGAGTTTACGGGAGCTTATCTAATTCAAAAGTTTACCCAGTTTCCTCATCTCATCACTAAATCCAGTTTTGTAACTATTACACTGCTAGCTAATCCTAGAGCTTTTCAAGTAGCACGGCGCTATCTGGATAAAGACTTAAACCGCTGTTTTCTCCAACAAGATTTACAAAACCGTTATTTAGGCAGCTATGAAGAAATGCGCGCCAAGTCAATCTATAAAATCTTGGGTTCAAAAGGAAGTTCCCCGGCGGATTTTATTTTAGACTTGCACAGCACTACAGCTAATATGGGTCTCACAATCATTCTGGTAAACAGTCATCCCTTCAATCTGAAACTAGCTGCTTACCTTAGTCAAATTAACCCTCTAGTCAAGGTTTATCGTTGTTCATTTCCATCAGTTGCTGACAACCCATTTCTCAATTCTCTATGCGAATTAGGCTTTGCAATTGAAGTAGGCCCAATCGCTCAAGGTATCTTGAGAGCAAGCCTATTTCAACAAACAGAGGAACTTATTCATACAATACTAGAATATCTAGAAAAGTTCAACTTAGGAGAAATAGAATTAACTAATATTCCGCTGACTATTTATCAACATTTGGAGGTTGTAGACTATCCTAAAAATGAGGATGGCGCAATCACAGCCATGATTCATCCAGAGCTTCAGGACAGAGATTATCAAGCGTTAAACCCAGGAGATCCAATGTTTTTGACTTTAGATGGTCAAACCATTGCTTATGAGAGTAAATCAACTGTCTGGCCGATTTTTATCAATGAAGCAGCTTATTATGAAAAAGGCATTGCGATGTGTTTGACTAAACAGCAGCAGATTAGTATTAAGGATATGAATCAACAATTTAACTGA
- a CDS encoding DUF485 domain-containing protein, with translation MNDRTKALQSLAAERWRVSLLLSGAMMFIYFGFILLIAFNKPLLASLVVPGLSLGILLGALVIISAWVLIFLYVRWANNSYDDQIARLTRK, from the coding sequence ATGAACGATCGCACAAAAGCTCTACAGTCTCTAGCGGCTGAACGTTGGCGAGTATCCCTGCTCCTGAGTGGAGCGATGATGTTTATCTATTTTGGATTTATCTTGCTAATTGCGTTTAATAAGCCCTTATTGGCATCATTAGTAGTCCCAGGACTTAGCCTGGGTATTTTGCTGGGGGCGCTGGTGATTATCTCAGCGTGGGTATTAATATTTCTCTACGTCCGTTGGGCTAATAACAGTTACGATGACCAAATCGCCAGGCTGACACGCAAATGA
- a CDS encoding sodium/solute symporter (Members of the Solute:Sodium Symporter (SSS), TC 2.A.21 as described in tcdb.org, catalyze solute:Na+ symport. Known solutes for members of the family include sugars, amino acids, nucleosides, inositols, vitamins, urea or anions, depending on the system.): MNSLWCDLPMAVVDIASLGHFNPLAIAFFALFVASSLGITFWAAKLTKNTEHFYTAGGNISGFQNGLALAGDFMSAASFLGIAGLVALNGFDGLIYSIGFLVGWPIVMFLIAEPLRNLGKYTFADVVAYRLQQKPVRIAAAIGTLAVISFYLIAQMVGAGELIKLLFGFDYELAVVIVGCVMMAYVIFGGMIATTWVQIIKAVLLLGGTILLAILVLAQFGFNPLALFAAAADKYPGVLAPGKQVSDPWDAISLGMSLMFGTAGLPHILMRFYTVPDAKAARTSVTYATAFIGAFYLLTFILGFGAMALVGQDAIKKIGTGGNMAAPMLAQFLGGNAFLGFIAAVSFATILAVVAGLTLSGAAALSHDLWVNVVRSGHADESEQLKVARGATMLLGALAMLLGILFKGQNVAYMVGLAFAIAASANFPALLLSMLWRRFTTKGAVASMLVGTFSSLVLIYFSPTIQITILQHATAPFPLKNPGLVTIPLAFIVGIVVSLLGREQAAEEKFSEVEDRIHIGF; the protein is encoded by the coding sequence ATGAATAGTTTGTGGTGTGATCTACCAATGGCAGTAGTAGATATAGCTAGTCTTGGTCATTTTAACCCGTTGGCGATCGCCTTTTTTGCACTGTTTGTGGCGAGTTCTCTAGGCATTACCTTCTGGGCGGCAAAACTAACCAAAAATACAGAGCATTTCTACACGGCTGGGGGAAATATCAGCGGTTTCCAAAACGGGCTAGCCCTGGCTGGCGACTTCATGAGTGCAGCTAGCTTTTTAGGGATTGCGGGGCTAGTAGCACTCAACGGCTTTGACGGCTTAATTTATTCTATCGGCTTCTTGGTGGGTTGGCCTATTGTCATGTTCCTGATTGCAGAACCACTGCGGAACTTGGGCAAATACACCTTTGCTGATGTGGTGGCTTATCGCCTGCAGCAAAAACCCGTGCGGATAGCAGCTGCTATTGGTACGTTAGCAGTAATTAGCTTTTACTTAATTGCTCAGATGGTAGGGGCTGGTGAACTCATCAAACTACTTTTTGGGTTTGACTATGAATTAGCCGTAGTCATCGTTGGTTGTGTGATGATGGCTTATGTAATTTTTGGTGGGATGATTGCCACTACTTGGGTACAAATTATCAAGGCAGTTCTACTATTAGGTGGGACTATCTTGTTAGCTATTTTGGTACTCGCACAATTTGGCTTCAACCCCCTAGCGCTGTTCGCTGCTGCGGCTGATAAATATCCCGGTGTTTTAGCACCAGGAAAACAGGTTTCTGACCCTTGGGATGCTATTTCTTTAGGGATGTCGTTGATGTTCGGTACCGCTGGACTACCCCACATTCTGATGCGCTTTTATACAGTACCAGATGCGAAAGCCGCACGGACTTCTGTGACTTACGCTACAGCTTTCATCGGTGCTTTTTACCTCCTTACCTTTATCCTGGGTTTTGGGGCGATGGCGCTAGTCGGTCAAGATGCCATCAAGAAAATTGGTACCGGTGGTAACATGGCAGCACCCATGTTGGCACAATTTCTAGGGGGGAATGCGTTCTTAGGCTTTATTGCTGCAGTGTCTTTCGCCACAATCTTAGCAGTAGTTGCGGGTTTGACGCTTTCAGGTGCGGCTGCATTATCTCACGATTTATGGGTGAATGTAGTGCGTAGTGGTCATGCTGACGAGTCAGAACAGCTGAAAGTGGCACGAGGAGCGACAATGCTTTTAGGTGCTTTAGCGATGTTGTTAGGTATCTTGTTTAAGGGACAAAATGTGGCTTATATGGTAGGTTTAGCATTTGCGATCGCTGCTAGTGCTAACTTCCCAGCGTTACTGCTATCTATGCTTTGGCGACGCTTCACCACTAAAGGTGCAGTAGCGAGTATGTTAGTGGGTACTTTCTCTTCTTTGGTGCTGATTTATTTCTCCCCCACAATTCAAATCACAATTCTTCAGCACGCTACCGCACCCTTCCCACTGAAAAATCCGGGATTAGTGACGATTCCCCTAGCATTTATTGTGGGAATTGTTGTTTCTCTATTAGGTAGAGAACAAGCAGCAGAAGAAAAATTTTCCGAAGTCGAGGATCGTATCCATATTGGTTTTTAG